The DNA sequence AATCGTTATCGTATTTTGTGCTATTTGGGTTTGGAGTTGTGCTCATTATCTCCAAAAATCTAATTTCAAAAATTAGCTCATATGAATATCATCAATCAATTCATAAAAGATAAAATTAAGGAAGAGCATCAACCTATTTTTTCAAAGTTTAGGAGCTTGATTAAAGCAAAATTCCCAACACTAAAAGAAGAAATGCGAGGAGGAACCGAAAAATATTATGGTGTCCCAGTTTATAGACACAATAGAATTATCATCTCCGTGAGCCCTACCCTAAAAGGAATTACCTTTTCATTTACGGATGGTAAACAGTTTGAAGACAAGTATAAACTACTTGAAGGAGTCGGAAAAAAATCATTAAATTTAAGATTGAGTGACCCCAAAGATTATAAAGATGACATACTTGAGTATTATATTTTACAAGCGATTGAATTAGATAACAAATAAAGATGTGTAATGAAAACAACCATTCTAAGAATAGTTCCTAACATTTATTCCAATGATGTGGAAGCAAGCAAAAAGTTTTATACTCAGTTTTTAGAGATGAAATTGGTGATGGATATGGGATGGGTTTTAACTTTTGCATCCAAAGAAAACCCAAAGGCTCAAATCACAATTATTCAAAATACGGAGAACAAACCACTGGATAATAAAGCCATTTTTCTATCCATAGAAGTGGTGAATATTGACCAATGGTATGAACGAGCAAAAACACAAGATATTGAAATAGTTTACCCAATAACAACCGAATCTTGGGGTGTAAAACGATTTTTTGTCAAAGATCCCAACGGAGCAACAATCAATTTATTGTCACATTGTGTTTAGTTTTTTTTAAATTAAAAAAGACTGTCAAAGGGTTGTCACAATTCCTAGTTTTCTTTGTTGTATAAAATTATAATTGTTATAAAATGATAGAAGTATATAAAACTAATATCTTAAAAAAGAAACAAGCTAGGAGAATAAAGAAACAAATAAAAAATAGGTTTCCTAATTACTGTATTGATTTTGATCTTGAAGATTGTGATCATATTTTAAGAATCGAAAATTTTAACGATATATTAGACAATGATGTTATTATTAATATGGTTCAAAAACAAGGTTTTAATATTGAAATTCTAACAGATGAAATTTCTATAGTAAACATTTAAAATACTATTGTGATGGCATATACAGATAATA is a window from the Pseudalgibacter alginicilyticus genome containing:
- a CDS encoding VOC family protein; this translates as MKTTILRIVPNIYSNDVEASKKFYTQFLEMKLVMDMGWVLTFASKENPKAQITIIQNTENKPLDNKAIFLSIEVVNIDQWYERAKTQDIEIVYPITTESWGVKRFFVKDPNGATINLLSHCV
- a CDS encoding DUF1801 domain-containing protein, encoding MNIINQFIKDKIKEEHQPIFSKFRSLIKAKFPTLKEEMRGGTEKYYGVPVYRHNRIIISVSPTLKGITFSFTDGKQFEDKYKLLEGVGKKSLNLRLSDPKDYKDDILEYYILQAIELDNK